The sequence taaaattgtttttttctatttagaCACAGCCCAATTTGACTATGTATTTGCAGAAAACGGTCTGGTTGCATTCAAGAATggtaaagaattaaaaaaacaagtatGCTAACCTTTTATGATACatcataattttgtaaaataatttatttacctatgttataaattctttattatataaagattaaaggtttacatatttatttttattagattagtattaaataattaaaaattatattaaagttgattaaattatataaaacaatcagaagacatgttaaattatttcataatctgttcttttaattttgtttgcaacttctttataatttcaaatgacAAGccattaatcatttatataaacattattttttactatatagaaGGTACTGTAATCTGtggaataaagaaaaaaatgaactataaaatacaaaaatatttctatttaatactaaaaaaatatgtttgaaatttaacattaaatgtcgtttataaaataatttttacaaatttatgtttCCATAATATTCAAtggtatttttttgttatttattagacGATTGTTGATTATTTGGGCGAAGAAAAACTGCAAACATTCATTAACTTTGCATTAAATTACATGTCAAAAATACAATTGCCAGTGAAACGTggtaattttatagaatttcgAACTGGCATGATCAATATTAGTCCTGTTGGTCGGTCTTGCTCAAAAATTGAACGTGACAATTTTGAAGAATAtgataaaattcataacatCAGAAAGAAATTCATTGAAAACATTAAAGAAAACTTACCAGATATTGGTTTGACTTATAGTATTGGTTAGTACTCAGTTTATATTGATGtaacattattcatattatgttttctaaCACTCATTATTGTTTAGGTGGTCAAATAAGTTTTGACTGTTTTCCTATAGGATGGGATAAACGATATTGTCTACGCTATATTGAGGATGAGTTTAAAgggaatatacatttttttggagATAAAACATTTGTAGGAGGAAATGATCATGAAATTTTCAATGACCCGAGGGTGATTGGACATGCAGTTATTAATCCAAGAGACACTATTTTGCAATTAAACAatctgtttaataaataataatagaatttaaagcattagaaataaattatatgtacaatttagCTCTTATGTgagagtaaataaaaataaataaataaaacaaagaaTTATCACAACTGCAATACAAAACATAAGTCAATGGtaaatgttatacaaatttaacaagTTGATTGTTGAATTCATTCAT is a genomic window of Rhopalosiphum padi isolate XX-2018 chromosome 4, ASM2088224v1, whole genome shotgun sequence containing:
- the LOC132928798 gene encoding uncharacterized protein LOC132928798 isoform X1; the protein is MTSITTNRLLSGMIKLVRNRSTICLFDVDGTVTDPRQPIDPSVRLYMVDKLKKKTLIGLVSGSDVSKIDEQLGGPEYTAQFDYVFAENGLVAFKNGKELKKQTIVDYLGEEKLQTFINFALNYMSKIQLPVKRGNFIEFRTGMINISPVGRSCSKIERDNFEEYDKIHNIRKKFIENIKENLPDIGLTYSIGGQISFDCFPIGWDKRYCLRYIEDEFKGNIHFFGDKTFVGGNDHEIFNDPRVIGHAVINPRDTILQLNNLFNK
- the LOC132928798 gene encoding uncharacterized protein LOC132928798 isoform X2; this encodes MSRSTICLFDVDGTVTDPRQPIDPSVRLYMVDKLKKKTLIGLVSGSDVSKIDEQLGGPEYTAQFDYVFAENGLVAFKNGKELKKQTIVDYLGEEKLQTFINFALNYMSKIQLPVKRGNFIEFRTGMINISPVGRSCSKIERDNFEEYDKIHNIRKKFIENIKENLPDIGLTYSIGGQISFDCFPIGWDKRYCLRYIEDEFKGNIHFFGDKTFVGGNDHEIFNDPRVIGHAVINPRDTILQLNNLFNK
- the LOC132928798 gene encoding uncharacterized protein LOC132928798 isoform X3 yields the protein MVDKLKKKTLIGLVSGSDVSKIDEQLGGPEYTAQFDYVFAENGLVAFKNGKELKKQTIVDYLGEEKLQTFINFALNYMSKIQLPVKRGNFIEFRTGMINISPVGRSCSKIERDNFEEYDKIHNIRKKFIENIKENLPDIGLTYSIGGQISFDCFPIGWDKRYCLRYIEDEFKGNIHFFGDKTFVGGNDHEIFNDPRVIGHAVINPRDTILQLNNLFNK